The following proteins are encoded in a genomic region of Candidatus Latescibacter sp.:
- the tpiA gene encoding triose-phosphate isomerase → MRRKIIAGNWKMNLNYREAEILVKDILKRVGGIQDVEIVLCPTFTSLYSVHELLRGTPVMLGAQNMHWEKTGAYTGEISANMLLTLGCQFVILGHSERRTFFHETDENVARKVRSALGLGLIPIVCVGETRAQREGGVTEKVVESQVRGAFAGLKPEEFKDTVLAYEPVWAIGTGLNATAEQAQAVHGYIRKLLSELFGEKTAKSARIQYGGSMKPSNARELLTQPDIDGGLIGGASLEAESFEEIIRAAM, encoded by the coding sequence ATGCGCAGGAAAATTATTGCCGGCAACTGGAAAATGAACCTGAATTACCGGGAAGCCGAAATCCTTGTCAAAGATATACTCAAAAGGGTGGGCGGTATTCAGGATGTGGAGATTGTTCTCTGCCCGACTTTCACATCCCTGTACAGTGTACACGAACTGCTTCGCGGAACGCCGGTAATGCTAGGCGCTCAGAACATGCACTGGGAAAAGACAGGAGCGTACACCGGGGAAATATCGGCGAATATGCTCTTGACTCTGGGTTGTCAGTTCGTTATATTAGGCCATTCTGAAAGGCGTACCTTTTTCCACGAAACTGACGAGAATGTTGCCCGTAAGGTAAGAAGCGCCCTCGGTTTGGGATTGATCCCCATAGTGTGTGTGGGAGAAACACGAGCCCAACGCGAGGGGGGCGTAACCGAAAAAGTGGTTGAAAGTCAGGTACGCGGCGCTTTTGCCGGGTTGAAACCGGAGGAATTTAAAGACACTGTTCTCGCCTATGAACCGGTATGGGCGATCGGTACCGGATTGAATGCCACTGCGGAACAGGCCCAGGCGGTGCACGGATACATCAGGAAGCTTCTGTCGGAGTTATTCGGCGAGAAAACGGCGAAATCGGCACGGATACAGTACGGGGGGAGCATGAAACCCTCCAACGCCCGGGAGCTTTTGACCCAGCCGGATATTGACGGAGGCTTGATCGGAGGCGCCTCACTGGAAGCCGAATCATTCGAAGAGATAATAAGGGCAGCCATGTAA
- a CDS encoding ATP-dependent 6-phosphofructokinase encodes MNGKRIGILTGGGDAPGLNAVIRAVTIKGISQGYEIVGFKDGWRGLIKQQYRSLTLSDVEDIHMLGGTILGSSRTNIAKIENGFEIAKKNLADAGIFALIAAGGDDTLGVALKLYQEGVNVVGVPKTIDNDVNATDYTFGFDTAINRVCEFLEMLRTTTKSHNRVMVVEIMGRHAGWIALHGGMAGGAHLILIPEVEVKVSEICQMVKRRYESGNTWAIIAVSEGAIIPDIMKEVSHSSQLDEFGHVQLGTGKGIAESLANAIEYETGYETRSLVLGHLQRGGNPSAFDRVLGTRLGVHVMEMIDKGQFGMMSSLKGGEMKEVHLEEAVGSLHTVEPYKYEVAKLFFS; translated from the coding sequence GCGGCGACGCCCCCGGTTTGAATGCTGTCATCCGCGCGGTAACAATAAAAGGAATTTCTCAGGGATATGAAATTGTCGGATTCAAAGACGGTTGGAGAGGGCTGATTAAACAGCAGTATCGTTCTCTCACTCTTTCCGATGTCGAAGATATTCACATGCTCGGCGGAACCATTCTCGGTTCTTCACGAACGAATATTGCCAAAATTGAGAATGGTTTCGAGATTGCGAAAAAAAATCTTGCAGATGCCGGGATTTTCGCGCTCATCGCAGCCGGGGGCGATGATACCCTCGGAGTAGCTCTCAAGCTCTACCAGGAGGGAGTAAATGTGGTTGGCGTTCCTAAAACGATCGACAACGATGTCAACGCCACCGATTATACCTTCGGCTTCGATACCGCGATAAACCGGGTGTGTGAGTTTTTGGAGATGCTAAGGACAACCACGAAAAGCCACAACCGTGTCATGGTGGTGGAAATCATGGGCCGTCATGCCGGATGGATCGCATTGCACGGCGGAATGGCCGGCGGAGCGCACTTGATTCTCATCCCCGAGGTCGAAGTAAAAGTATCGGAAATCTGCCAAATGGTCAAACGGAGGTATGAATCGGGCAATACCTGGGCGATAATCGCGGTGTCCGAAGGGGCTATTATTCCGGACATCATGAAAGAGGTCTCCCACTCATCACAGCTCGATGAGTTCGGCCATGTCCAGCTTGGAACCGGCAAAGGGATTGCCGAAAGCCTTGCAAATGCCATCGAATATGAAACAGGGTATGAAACCCGTTCTCTCGTTCTCGGACACCTTCAGCGCGGCGGAAATCCCTCGGCCTTTGACCGGGTGCTGGGAACCCGCCTGGGGGTGCATGTGATGGAAATGATCGATAAGGGACAATTCGGCATGATGTCATCTCTCAAAGGAGGGGAGATGAAAGAGGTGCATCTCGAGGAAGCAGTCGGCTCCCTCCATACTGTGGAACCATATAAATACGAAGTCGCGAAACTGTTTTTCAGTTGA
- a CDS encoding nucleoside-diphosphate kinase, which translates to MDKRELEQTLVLIKPDALKNSLTGYILSQLSEFHTGLHFSATKILHVSKMLAEEHYAEHRGKIFFPSLLDYIIGRIHYADEPWKQRVIAIVYQGPDAIKKIRDIAGPTNPHVAREKKPGCIRALGEVVSLKDAEGNVIGERMDNLIHASATCSEAEREVKLWFKPNEIPPLMHAYPTEVSEDYYYFKDNKLFITHEPNSICFLVPGDITWKSDQETLRQLNQGIKTSCSLEAIVSKYLINSVNY; encoded by the coding sequence ATGGACAAAAGAGAGCTCGAACAAACGCTTGTACTTATCAAACCAGACGCACTCAAGAATTCTTTAACAGGTTATATACTTTCTCAACTTTCCGAATTTCATACGGGATTGCATTTTTCTGCGACTAAGATATTACATGTCAGTAAAATGCTTGCCGAAGAACATTATGCTGAACATCGGGGAAAGATATTTTTCCCTTCACTTCTTGATTACATAATAGGACGCATCCATTATGCTGATGAACCATGGAAGCAAAGAGTAATCGCGATTGTTTATCAAGGTCCAGATGCAATAAAAAAGATACGAGATATAGCAGGTCCCACGAACCCTCACGTTGCTAGGGAAAAAAAACCAGGATGTATCCGTGCACTGGGGGAAGTGGTTTCTCTCAAAGATGCTGAAGGTAATGTAATCGGTGAGCGCATGGATAACCTCATTCACGCTTCTGCTACATGTAGTGAAGCAGAACGAGAAGTTAAGCTCTGGTTCAAACCTAATGAAATACCGCCATTAATGCATGCCTACCCTACCGAGGTAAGCGAGGATTACTACTACTTTAAGGATAACAAACTTTTCATAACACATGAGCCAAATAGCATTTGCTTTCTAGTCCCTGGTGATATTACATGGAAGTCTGATCAAGAAACGCTACGCCAGTTGAACCAAGGTATTAAGACATCTTGCTCCCTTGAAGCAATTGTTTCCAAATACCTCATAAACAGTGTAAATTATTAG
- a CDS encoding ketose-bisphosphate aldolase: MPLVPMRQLLDEASKGSYAVGAFNVNNMEQIQAIMAAAQETQSPVIIQASRGALKYSNFIYLRHLMLAAAEENPNIPLAMHLDHGNSLDTCKKAIGLGFTSVMIDGSLKEDSKTPTTFQENLEVTLSVLEYAHPLGVTVEAELGTLGGIEDGVGSGKIHLTDPDQAVQFVSRAKVDALAVAIGTSHGAYKFKEEPKLALDLVQEIHRRIPDVALVMHGSSSVPQELVDIVNKYGGRMPNARGVPMSAIQSVIPHGVRKVNIDTDGRLAITGAIRKVFIESPEKFDPRDYLKPARDALQKLVAQKMRDLGTAGHAGDFQPKTLGDMVEFYK, encoded by the coding sequence ATGCCTTTAGTACCGATGCGTCAGCTTCTGGACGAAGCTTCGAAAGGTTCTTATGCTGTCGGCGCTTTTAATGTAAACAATATGGAGCAGATACAGGCTATCATGGCTGCCGCCCAGGAAACTCAGTCGCCGGTGATTATTCAGGCCTCGCGTGGCGCTCTGAAATATTCCAATTTTATTTACCTGCGCCACCTGATGCTTGCCGCTGCGGAAGAGAATCCGAATATCCCGCTGGCCATGCACCTTGACCACGGCAACAGCCTTGATACCTGCAAAAAAGCAATCGGACTCGGATTCACCTCGGTGATGATCGACGGCTCTTTGAAAGAAGACAGCAAGACTCCGACCACTTTCCAGGAGAATCTGGAGGTCACTTTGAGTGTTTTGGAATATGCACATCCCCTGGGGGTCACAGTGGAAGCGGAGCTTGGCACCCTTGGCGGAATCGAGGATGGAGTCGGCTCGGGGAAGATTCACCTCACCGATCCCGATCAGGCGGTGCAGTTTGTGTCCAGGGCCAAAGTGGATGCGCTGGCTGTGGCAATCGGAACATCCCATGGCGCTTATAAGTTTAAAGAGGAGCCAAAGCTTGCGCTTGACCTGGTGCAGGAAATCCACCGGAGAATTCCCGATGTCGCCCTGGTCATGCACGGTTCTTCCAGCGTTCCCCAGGAATTGGTGGATATCGTCAACAAATACGGGGGGAGGATGCCCAATGCCAGGGGAGTACCCATGAGCGCCATCCAGTCGGTTATTCCCCACGGTGTCCGCAAGGTGAATATCGATACGGACGGCCGCCTCGCAATCACCGGCGCCATTCGGAAAGTCTTTATTGAATCGCCGGAAAAGTTCGATCCACGGGATTATCTGAAACCGGCCCGTGACGCGCTCCAAAAGCTTGTTGCTCAAAAGATGCGCGATCTGGGTACTGCCGGACATGCCGGGGATTTCCAGCCAAAGACACTTGGCGATATGGTAGAGTTTTACAAATAG
- the gap gene encoding type I glyceraldehyde-3-phosphate dehydrogenase codes for MAIKIGINGFGRIGKLVFRAAIADGGFEVVGVNDLMDTKTMAHLLKYDSTQGKFKGAVEAVSDGIVVNGKKILVTAEKDPANLPWGKIGADLVLESTGIFADDAGLQKHLDAGAKKVLLSVPPKSKADSKIKIVVMGVNDNVLVPGDTMISNASCTTNCLAPMAKVIHENFGIVRGFMTTIHSYTNDQKILDQFHKDPRRARAGAINMIPTTTGAARAVGKVLPELNGKLDGVSIRVPTPDGSLTDLVAELKVNTTAGDVNAALKAAAEGYLKGILEYTEDPIVSSDVIGNPASSIIDGLMTSMLGGNMLKVFAWYDNEWGYSNRCIDLFKIMAK; via the coding sequence ATGGCAATTAAAATCGGCATCAACGGATTCGGGCGCATCGGCAAGCTGGTATTTCGTGCGGCGATAGCCGATGGAGGCTTTGAGGTAGTCGGTGTCAACGATCTCATGGACACAAAGACCATGGCTCATCTGCTCAAGTATGATTCCACCCAGGGAAAATTCAAGGGAGCAGTTGAGGCGGTATCGGACGGCATCGTGGTAAACGGCAAAAAGATTCTCGTCACAGCGGAAAAAGATCCGGCCAATCTGCCCTGGGGCAAAATCGGCGCTGATTTGGTTCTTGAATCCACCGGCATTTTCGCCGATGATGCAGGTCTCCAAAAACACCTGGACGCCGGGGCGAAAAAGGTTCTCCTGTCCGTTCCGCCCAAATCAAAAGCAGATTCCAAGATAAAGATCGTTGTCATGGGAGTTAACGACAATGTACTGGTCCCCGGCGATACCATGATTTCCAACGCCTCCTGCACCACGAACTGCCTTGCTCCGATGGCCAAGGTCATCCATGAGAATTTCGGGATTGTGAGAGGGTTCATGACCACCATTCACTCCTATACCAATGACCAGAAGATACTTGACCAGTTTCATAAAGACCCCCGCAGGGCCCGTGCAGGCGCGATTAACATGATCCCCACCACCACCGGCGCAGCCCGTGCAGTCGGGAAAGTGCTTCCCGAATTGAACGGCAAGCTTGACGGCGTCAGCATCCGTGTTCCCACTCCCGATGGTTCTCTTACAGACCTGGTGGCTGAGTTGAAGGTGAATACCACTGCCGGAGATGTGAACGCCGCTCTGAAAGCGGCCGCAGAAGGCTATCTCAAGGGAATTCTCGAATATACCGAAGATCCCATTGTATCGAGCGATGTGATCGGCAATCCGGCGTCTTCAATCATCGACGGCCTCATGACATCCATGCTCGGCGGGAATATGCTGAAAGTATTCGCGTGGTACGACAATGAGTGGGGATACTCTAACCGCTGCATCGATCTTTTCAAAATAATGGCAAAATAA
- a CDS encoding phosphoglycerate kinase produces the protein MAIKTVEDFDLKGKRVIVRCDFNVPLDENRTITDENRIIASLPTIRYILEQGAKVILMSHLGRPKGKYLPELSLSPVAESLSRYLGKTVKLAPDCVGAMVEAMLSDMHVGDVILLENLRFHKEETDNDAYFAKQLANFADVYVNDAFGTAHRAHASTEGITHFIGEVAAGFLLKKEIDYLQCAVIEPKRPFVAIIGGVKISGKIDVIMTLLDKADTLLVGGGMAYTFFKAMGFEIGKSVLEVDRIEMARDIMKKAEGSRCEFLLPVDCMVADRFENNAQTRYVDRDAIPPDWKSPDIGPKTAELYASKIRSAKTVVWNGPMGVFEMDTFAGGTRAIAEAMADATVSGAITIVGGGDSAAALSKFGLENAVSHVSTGGGASLELLEGKLLPGVEALDR, from the coding sequence ATGGCGATTAAAACTGTCGAAGATTTCGATCTCAAGGGTAAGCGGGTCATTGTTCGGTGCGACTTCAATGTCCCCCTCGATGAAAACCGCACCATTACCGATGAAAACCGTATAATCGCTTCCCTTCCCACAATACGGTATATCCTCGAACAGGGAGCAAAGGTAATTCTGATGAGCCACCTGGGCCGTCCTAAAGGCAAGTATCTGCCTGAATTGAGTCTCTCTCCGGTCGCCGAAAGCCTCAGCCGCTATCTCGGCAAAACGGTGAAGTTAGCTCCCGACTGTGTCGGCGCCATGGTCGAGGCCATGTTGAGCGATATGCATGTCGGCGATGTGATCCTCCTCGAAAACCTGCGGTTCCACAAGGAGGAAACCGATAATGATGCGTACTTCGCAAAACAGTTAGCTAACTTCGCGGATGTCTATGTGAACGATGCATTCGGAACCGCCCACCGCGCTCATGCATCAACTGAGGGTATCACCCACTTTATCGGTGAGGTAGCAGCGGGTTTCCTCCTTAAAAAAGAGATAGATTATCTCCAGTGCGCGGTCATCGAACCCAAACGTCCCTTTGTTGCTATCATCGGCGGCGTCAAAATTTCCGGTAAGATTGATGTCATAATGACCCTTCTAGATAAGGCCGATACACTCCTCGTCGGCGGCGGTATGGCCTATACGTTCTTCAAGGCGATGGGATTCGAAATTGGTAAATCCGTTCTCGAGGTGGACCGTATCGAGATGGCCCGCGATATAATGAAAAAAGCTGAAGGTTCACGGTGTGAGTTTCTCCTGCCTGTCGATTGCATGGTCGCTGATCGGTTCGAGAACAACGCGCAGACACGGTATGTCGACCGTGATGCCATACCCCCCGACTGGAAAAGCCCAGATATCGGACCTAAAACAGCCGAGTTATATGCCTCGAAAATCAGGTCTGCGAAAACGGTGGTCTGGAACGGACCGATGGGTGTCTTCGAAATGGATACCTTCGCTGGTGGGACACGGGCAATAGCCGAAGCAATGGCTGACGCCACTGTCAGTGGAGCGATAACGATCGTCGGAGGTGGGGATTCCGCAGCTGCTCTTTCCAAATTCGGCCTTGAAAACGCCGTAAGTCATGTTTCCACCGGCGGCGGAGCATCCCTTGAGCTTCTGGAAGGAAAACTACTGCCGGGCGTTGAGGCGCTGGACCGGTAA